The Pseudomonas sp. SCA2728.1_7 DNA segment GAACTCTTGTAGTGCTGCGGATCACGGCTGGCGATTGCCAGAATGCCGTGGATGCCTTGATGGCTGACCGCAACCACGGCGGTAGAGCCGATCTGCTTGCGCTGTTCTTCGCCGAAGAGGAAGTCCAGTTCGTGCTCGCGCAGGCTGCCGCTGACGCTTTTGCCTTCGGTGAGCAAGCCGCCGATGGCGACTTGGGCGTCCGCGTGGCTGACCCAGCGACCGACCGGTGCCGGGTTGTCACCGAGCAGGATCAGGCTGACAAAAGGCACCTGAAAGTCTTGACGCAGACTGTCTTCGACGCTGATCACCACGTCTTCCAGGCTGGCGGCGTCCATCAGGGCGAGGATCAGGCGACGGGTCTTGTCGAACAGGCGATCGTTGTCGCGGGCGACGTCCATCAACTGCGAGAGGCGGTGGCGCATCTCGATGTTGCGATCGCGCAGAATGGTCATCTGCCGCTCGACCAGCGAAACGGTATCGCCACGCTGGTGAGGAATGCGCAAGGCGGGCAGCAGTTCTTCGTGCTCGACGAAGAAGTCCGGATGTGCCTCGAGGTATGCGGCAACCGCTGCCGCCTCCAGGCTCTCGGACGCTGATTCGTCGGACTGTCGGGCGGGTACCTGAGGCTTATCGGTCATGGTTTCTGCTCACTCAAAGACGTACTTGTCCTTCGTATACACGCACTGCCGGACCGGTCATCAGCACCGGTTGGCCAGGGCCTGCCCATTCAATGGACAGACGCCCGCCGGGCAGGTCGATCAATAGCGGCGAATCCATCCACCCCTGGCTGATCGCAGCGACAGCCGCTGCGCACGCGCCGGTGCCGCAGGCCTGGGTTTCCCCGGCGCCACGTTCCCACACGCGCAGCTGCGCGCGGTTGCGGTCGATGACCTGGAGAAAACCGACATTCACTCGCGCCGGGAAGCGCGGATGGTGTTCGATTTTCGGCCCCAGTTCATGCACCGGTGCGCTGTTGATGTCCTGCACGCGCAGCACTGCGTGAGGGTTGCCCATCGACACGGCGGCCAGTTCGACGGTGGTGCCGTCGACTTCCAGCTGATAGCTGATGGCTTGCGCTGGCGCGTCGAACGGAATATCCGCTGGCACCAGACGCGGGGCGCCCATGTTTACGCCGATCTGGCCGTCGTTACGCACGTCCAGCTCGATGATGCCGCCCTTGGTCTCGACGCGGATCTGCCGTTTCGCGGTCAGACGCTTGTCGAGCACGAAGCGGGCGAAGCAGCGCGCGCCGTTGCCGCATTGCTCGACTTCCGAGCCATCGGAATTGAAGATCCGATAACGGAAATCCACGTCCGGGTTGCTCGGCGCCTCAACGATCAGCAACTGGTCGAAACCGATGCCGGTGTGGCGGTCGCCCCATTGCTTGGCGTGCTTTGGCTGAATATGCGCGTGCTGGCTGACCAGGTCGAGAACCATGAAGTCATTGCCCAAGCCGTGCATTTTAGTAAAACGCAGCAGCATGGGTTACTCCGGCAGCAGGCTTTCGCCGGCAAACAGCTCAGCCACGGTTTCGCGGCGGCGCACTTCAAAAACCTGATCACCGTCTACCAACACTTCAGCGGCACGGCCACGGGTGTTGTAGTTGGAGCTCATCACAAAACCGTAGGCACCGGCCGAATGCACGGCCAGCAGGTCGCCTTCTTCCAGCGCCAGTTTACGATCCTTGGCGAGGAAGTCACCGGTTTCGCAGATCGGGCCAACGATGTCGTATTTGCGCGCAGCGGTGTCACGCGGTTTGACCGCGGTAACGTCCATCCACGCCTGATACAGCGCCGGGCGGATCAGGTCGTTCATCGCCGCGTCGACGATGGCGAAATCCTTGTGTTCGGTGTGCTTGAGGTACTCGATCTGAGTCAGCAGCACGCCGGCGTTGGCAACGATGAAACGGCCTGGCTCGAACACCAGCGCCAGATCACGACCGTTGAGACGCTCGCGCACGGCTTTGATGTAGTCGGCGGCCAATGGCGGCTCTTCATCGCGATAACGCACGCCCAAACCACCACCGAGATCGATGTGGCGCAGGTGAATGCCGCAATCGCCGAGACGGTCGACCAGATCCAGAAGGCGGTCGAGCGCGTCGAGGAACGGTGGCAGCGTGGTCAGTTGCGAACCGATGTGGCAGTCGACGCCAACTACTTCCAGGTTCGGCAGATGCGCGGCACGCACGTACACGTCTTCGGCGTCGGCAATGGCGATGCCGAACTTGTTCTCTTTGAGACCGGTGGAAATGTACGGGTGGGTGCCGGCATCGACGTCCGGGTTAACCCGCAGCGATACCGGTGCACGAACGCCCAGCTCGGCGGCGACCACTTGCAGGCGTTCCAACTCGTCGGTGGATTCGACGTTGAAGCAGTGCACGCCGACTTCGAGGGCGCGACGCATGTCGTCACGGGTCTTGCCGACACCGGAGAAGACGATCTTGTCCGGGCTGCCACCAGCGGCGAGAACGCGTTCCAGCTCGCCACGGGAAACGATGTCGAAACCGGCGCCGAGGCGGGCCAGGACATTCAGTACGCCGAGGTTGGAGTTCGCTTTGACGGCAAAGCAGACCAGGTGCGGCACGCCGGCCAGTGCATCGGCGTAAGCCAGATACTGGGCTTCGATGTGTGCGCGCGAGTAAACATAGGTGGGCGTGCCGAAACGGTCGGCGATGGCTGACAGCGCCACCCCTTCCGCGAACAGCTCCCCGCCACGGTAGTTAAAAGCGTCCATGGCGATCCCTTAGTAAACGTCGTGCTTGTGTGCTTTCGAAGCAGGCTGCTTTTGCGAAGACTGGGCTTGCTCGGCCGGGTCCTGATCATCATCGGGCAGGTACAGCGGGCCTTTTTGACCGCAGGCCGAAACAAGGCAGGCAACCGCGACGAGCGCAGCAAGGGAAGAGATCAGGCGCTTCATGGCGAAATCCTTGAAAATGCGTTAATTGCGCCGGAGTATACCGGCCACCCGGCGGCTTGCCTATGCGATGGGGTTCCCGTCCGGCGGGGCTCTCTGGATACACCTGGATCCTTGTGGGAGCGAGCCTGCTCGCGATTGCGGTGTGTCAGGCAACAATAATGTTGAATGTGCCGGTCATTCGCGAGCAGGCTCGCTCCCACAGGGTTCGGTGTTGCTGGGCCGGCAGGTGCTTGGTCGTTAATCTTTGCAATCGGCCGGCAGCGTCCGTATCTTTCGGCGCTTGTGCCTGATCAGACATTTTTTGAGGTTGCCGCAATGAGTTTGTCCGAAGCCCGTTTTCACGATCTGGTCGATGAAACCCAGGAAAAACTGGAAGACATCTTTGACGAAAGTGATCTGGATATCGACCTGGAGAGCTCGGCCGGTGTGCTTACCGTCAAGTTCGAAAACGGCTCGCAGCTGATCTTCAGCCGCCAGGAGCCGCTGCGTCAGCTGTGGCTGGCGGCGGTGTCCGGTGGTTTCCACTTCGACTACGACGAAGAAAGCGAGCGCTGGATGTGCGACAAGAGCGAAGAGCAACTGGGCGAAATGCTCGAGCGCATCGTCAAGCAACAGGCTGGCGCTGAATTCGACTTCGAAGGTCTGTGATTCCGTGACCGACACCGCTCCTGTTCGTCCACCGAAGCCGCTTTACAGCAACATCAGCCCGGCCGTGCCTTCGCCATGCAGTGGCGTGTGTCGGCTAGATGAGCAAAAGGTCTGCCTCGGCTGCTTCCGCCATGTCGAAGACATTCGCGAATGGCGTTCGGCGGACGATCAACGCCGCCGGGTCATCTGTGCCCAAGCCGCAGACCGCCGCAATTCCTCAACGTAGGGGCTGGCCGGGTGGGTGACTTGTATATTTTTTGAGCTGTGATAGTGTCCGAACACGCCTCAACCCATCGAGGCCTGGTGAAAACCCCGTCTTTTTTGGCGGGGTTTTGCTTTTTTTGTGTGCAGAAGAAAGGAGTCTGCCCGGATCATGACCGCACCTTCCATCACCCTTACCCGTCTGGACGTGCAACGTCTGGAGCGCTTGATCGACAGCCTGAACGATAAAGACCAGGCTGCGCCGGGCGTGATTGCGCTGCAAACCGAGCTGGACCGCGCCGATACCGTGGTCGGCCACGATGAAGTGCCCGCCGATGTCGTGACGATGAATTCCCGTGTGCATTGCCGCGAAGAAGGCAGTGGCAAGGATTACCACCTGACGCTGGTCTATCCGAAGGATGCCAACGCCGATGAAGGCAAGATCTCGATCCTGGCCCCGGTCGGCAGCGCGTTGCTGGGCCTGAAGGTCGGTCAGCACATTGACTGGCCGGCACCCGGTGGCAAGACCCTCAAACTGACTTTGCTGGAAGTCGAATCGCAACCGGCCAACGGTGGCGCGTTTCCCGAGTAACCCGCCTCAGACCTGTTCGAGTGCCTCGTTCAGGGCGCGCTCCAGGTCAGCCTTGTAGCGCAGATACAGATTGCTTGAACTCTGCCCGTCACCGAGCAGGCCCGAAAGGTCGAGGTCGGTGATGTAGCAACGATAGCGTTCGCTCTCGCGGCGCTGCTCGACGATCTCCCGGGCGACCACGCTGAACAGCTGGTCGCCATGTTCCAGTTCGCTGAATTCCCGTTGATTGCAATACAGGGTGACCTGCACTTCGCCCGGTGCGGCTTTGCCGACGATCGCCTGTACGTCGTAGAACGGCTTGTTCACTGGCGTCTGCGGTGCCGGCCGCGCTTCGACCCGGCGCGCGCGCCCCGGACCCGAAGGCAATAACTGGTAATACAAAGTTTCGAGACGGGCATCGGGGCCGGCGTCCATCGACAGCACGGCTTCGCGACGGAACAGAATCGACTGCAAGAAACGCTGCAGCGGTACCAGCAGACTCTGCTCGTCGTGATAGGGCAAATGTTGCTGCCACAGCGCATTGAACTCATCCAGCACATACAGCTCGGCCTGCTGCTCGGTGATCCGGTAGAACACCTGGATGCATTCCGGCTGACCCATCGGCAGGATCAATGCGAGGTCGTGCTCCTCCAACGCCATCGGGTCCAGATGCAGCGGGCTGTAGCGCGGCTGTTCCTCGCCAAGATAATCGAGCAGGGCCGGCAGGGTGGCGAGGGCGACGTGGTTGACCTGGCCCGGCACCAATTCCAGTACGTGGTAATGCTGCTGCACCTGAATCAGATAGCGGTGATTCAACTCGCTGAGCAGCAGGTTCTGCGCGGTGTCGATGATTTCTTCTACCCGGCGGGCAATGAACTGCGCGCGGTTGTGGCAGAAGCAACGCACCTTCAACGACGGCTGCAAGGCCCCGCGCGGCAGATTGTTAAGGTAGTCGCGCAGGCAATCGAGCAGGGCATGCGGGCCGTCGAAGCGGCTGACCAGTACTTCGTTCCAGCTATTGAGCGTGACCTGATCCAGCGTCAGCACGAGGTTTTCGCGTACCCCGGCGTAACTCAGCGAGTCGGTACGCTCGGTGGTCATCAGGATATTGAGGTCGCGGTGATGCTTGAGCGGGTCGACGCCGACGTTGACCAGAATCAGCACTTCGCTCGGCACCGCGGCGCGCAGCAACGGTTCTTCCGCGACGGTGGGCAAGGGCAGGGCGATGCACTGTTGCAGGCTGCCGAGCAGGTTGAACAGTTCGAACTCGCTCAGGTCGCTGGTGCCGGGATGCAGGGCCAGACGCGTGCTGCTGTCGATCACGCCGTTGCGGTGGCACCAGGTCAGCAATTCAAGCAATTCGCGGCTGCGCTTGATCGGCGCGAAGTGTTCCCACTCCAGCGCCGTGAGGCTGCCGTTGTACAGGCCCCACTGGGTTTGTCCCGGTTCCTTTTTGTTACGCGACTGCACCAGCGTCAGGGTGTCTTCGGCCAGATCCGGGGCGATGCCGGGGTTGATGAACTCGACCTTGTCGGCCTTGCGTTCGAAGGCGGCATAGAGCCGGCGGCCGAGCACATTGAGGTCACGCTTGTTGATCAGGCTGACGGTCTGCTCGGTGCGGGCAAACTGGGTGAGGAAGCGATAGCTGTAGTTCAGCTCATTGACCAGCGCGCGGCGCTCGGCGCTGACCTGACGGACTTTCCACTGGCTGCGGCTATCCAGCAGGGTCAGTTGTCGCTGATCCCAATGCCACTCGCTGGCAAGCCGTTCCAGCAACGTGCGTTGCCAGCTCTGGGTGCGGCTGTTGCCGGTGAGCTTGCGGTTGACCTTCAGGTACAGCGCGCGGCGCACCAGTTCCAGCCGCTCCGGCTCGTTACGCGCGGTGAGGTATTCCTCGATACGCCGGTACACCACCATGTACGGATCCAGTTCATCCAGATCCAGCTGGTTGGCGAACACGGCTTTCTTGAAGCGCAGGCTCAGGCATTGCACTTGCGGGTGTTCGCTGGCGTAGACCTCGGTCAGCAGCAGTTTCAGTACCGACTTGTAGGGCGACTCGATGCCTTTGAACAACTGCCACAATCCGGCACCAATGAACTCGCCCGGCGGAATCGTCGCCAGATGGCCAAGGTCGAGGGTTTCGTCGGCGCGGATAAAGCGCTTGGACAGCAGGGTGTGGGTGTAAAGGTCGTAGGCGGTTTCTTCGTAAACCGGCACCAGCCACCAGATCGGCGTGCGTCCGGCCAGCCAGATCGCGGTGCGGTAGAACTCGTCGAGTAGCAGATAGTGTTGCGTGGACCCGCAGTTTTCCGAGCTGAGCTGGGTGTCGCGTTCGCCTTTGACGAAGCGCACCGGGTCGATCAGGAAAAAATGCGCCTCGGCGCCCTGACTCGCGGCCCAGGCTTCCAGCAACTGACATTTCTTGCTGAGCTCGGCGAGTTCGCTTTCGCTCAGATCCGGCGCGTGGCAGACCCACACGTCCATGTCGCTCTGATCGGCCTGCGCCAGCGTGCCGAGGCTGCCCATCAGGAACAGGCCATGAATCGGGCGCGGTGGATTACTGCCGTGGCGCGGCTTGTAGGAGAACGAACGGGTCAGGCGCTGGGCTTCGGCGAGGGTGTTGGCATCCGGCTCGTAATTCGACAGGCCGGCCGGTGTACTGCCCGAGACATAACCCGGCAGCAGCGGATGGTTGACATGAAAGAACAGCGGCAACAACGTCAACACGCTCTGTTGACGTGTCGACAGGCCTTCGAGGGCGCGGCCGAGGCGACCTTCATTGAGTTTGAGAAAACGCGCGCGCAGCTGGTTGAGGACCTTGCGGTCGATGCCTTCGTCCAGGTCGGGGCGGATTTCGTGGGTGCGCGTCATGTCAGCTCAAACCGGCTCGAAGGCTCGGATGTAGAGGGTCTCGGAATGTCAGGCAGTTTAGCCTTAGCGCAGCGGGACTTTTAAGCTGAATTTGTTTTTTGACGTCAGATTTCTATCGCGGGCGACCGGGCAGGCCCGCGGAAATCCCGTGGCAGGAGTTCCCGTGGGCAAAGTCAGGGGGGATCAGGCGGTTTCTTGCTCTCTCAGAATGGTCAGCACGGTTTGCACATTTTGTGCGGCATCGCGACCGAGGCTGGTCAGATACCCGCCATCGGGCTGATCGGTCAGATCTTTTTCAAAGAGGCGTTTGGCGGCAGAAATATGTTTCGGGGCAGCGGTCTGATGAATTTTCAAACCTTCCTGGGAACTGTCCAGGGGAAAGAGTGCGAGGACTTCCAGTTCGGCAACCAACTCAGGGGTAAGCGACATAAGGACTCCAGACTTTCTAGGAATTGGACGACAGCGTCCCTAAGGTGAACCCGCTTTTGCGGCATGTCCAGTGCTCAGATCAGGGATTTTGTCTTGAGGCGGATTCCAGTGTAGTCGGGGCCGGGGAGTTGGCTGGATGGATACGTTACAAACATTGTAGGAGTGAGCCTGCTCGCGATTAGCGGAGTGCCTGTCAGCATATTCTTCACTGACAGAACGCTATCGCGAGCAGGCTCACTCCTACAGGATCGGGGTTACTGCTTTTCCGGTGGCAGTTCCGGCAAGGCGCGCAGCGCCGCTTCGTACCATTCAGTATCAAATGCGCGGTCTTCATCAAGCATCGCGTCAATCTCGTAGGCCAGTACATGCGCCATCAGGTTGAGGATCTCTTCACGCTCAGTTCCGACCAGTGTCAGCTTGTTGAAAGTCGCTTTGGCCGCTGGCGGGTTGTCGCTTTCGATCTGGTTCTCGATGGCTTCGATCAACGTAGCCTCGGTGAACTCTTCTTCGTCGTTGTCGATGTCTGTCGGCTCGCTCATGGCAGGCTCCTCATGGAAAGGCGCCAGTTTACCCGCATTCAGCGGGGTGATGCTGCTGGCGCGATTCGCTTGCACGATCTATAAACAGGCCCTGCCCACCCCGCACGGCCTGGAGGCTATGTGATGTTCAAGCTCTACGGATTCTCAGTCAGCAACTACTACAACATGGTCAAGCTGGCGCTGCTGGAAAAAGGCCTGCCGTTCGAAGAGGTCACGTTCTACCCGACGCCTACCCCTGAATCACTGGCCATCAGCCCGCGCGGCAAAGTCCCGGTGCTCGGTGTGGACGCCGGCTTTATCAACGAAACCGCGATCATCCTCGAATACCTCGAACAAACCCAGAAAGGCACACCGCTGTTGCCGAGCGATCCGTTCGAGCGCGCGCAGGTGCTGGCGATTGCCAAGGAAATCGAGCTGTACATCGAGCTGCCGGGACGCGCCTGCTATGGCGAAGCGTTCTTCGGCATGACCCTGCCGGACGCGATCAAGGAAAAGACCAAGACCGAATTGCTGCTGGGTTTTGCGGCGCTGGGCCGGCACGGCAAATTCGCCCCGTACGTGGCGGGCGACAGTCTGAGCATTGCCGATTTGTATTTCCTCTACAGCGTGCCGCTGGCCTGTGCGGTCGGGCAGAAGCTGTTCGGGATTGATTTGCTGGCGGAGTTGCCACAGGCGAAGGCGCTGCTGGAACGGCTGGAGCAGAATCCGCATGTGCAGAAGATTGCGGCGGACAAGGACGCGGCGATGCCTGCGTTTTTGGCAATGATCGCTGCCAAGAAGTGAGGTTTGTGGTGCGTTGAAAGCAGCTATCGCGAGCAGGCTCACTCCTACAGGGGAACGCATTCCAATGTAGGAGTGAGCCTGCTCGCGAAGCTTTTGGCTTTTGGCTTTTAGCGGCTAGCGATCAGCGTCTGACCGCGTACCACAGCAGCCTTGACCTGCGCCGGCGCAGTGCCGCCGATATGGTCACGGGCATTCACCGAGCCTTCCAGGGTCAGCACGGCAAACACGTCCTGCTCGATCTGATCGCTGAACTGGCGCAATTCTTCCAGGCTCATCTCGGCCAGATCCTTGCCAGTGTCGACACCGTATTTCACGGCATGGCCAACGATCTCGTGGCAATCACGGAACGGCAGGCCACGGCGCACCAGATAATCCGCCAGATCGGTCGCGGTGGAGAAACCACGCAGCGCCGCTTCACGCATGATCGCGTGCTTCGGTTTGATCGCCGGGATCATGTCGGCAAAGGCCCGCAGCGAGTCGCGCAGGGTGTCGGCGGCGTCGAACAGCGGCTCTTTGTCTTCCTGGTTGTCTTTGTTGTAGGCCAGCGGTTGGCCCTTCATCAAGGTCAGCAGGCCCATCAGTGCACCGAATACGCGGCCGGTCTTGCCCCGCACCAGTTCCGGTACGTCGGGGTTTTTCTTTTGCGGCATGATCGAGCTGCCGGTGCAGAAGCGGTCCGGCAGATCGATGAACTGGAATTGCGCGCTGGTCCACAACACCAGCTCTTCGGAGAAGCGCGACAAGTGCATCATCGCGATGCTCGCGGCCGAGCAGAATTCGATGGCGAAGTCACGATCGGACACGTTATCCAGCGAGTTGCCGCCGACGGCGTCGAAACCCAGCAGTTGCGCGGTGTATTCACGGTCGATCGGGTAGGTGGTGCCAGCCAGCGCGGCGCTACCCAGTGGCATGCGGTTGGTGCGCTTGCGGCAGTCGACCAGACGCTCGTAATCGCGGCTGAGCATTTCGAACCAGGCCAGCATGTGGTGCCCGAAGGTCACCGGCTGCGCGGTCTGCAAGTGAGTGAAGCCGGGCATGATGCTCGCCGCTTCGCGCTCGGCTTGCTCCAGCAGGCCTTTTTGCAGGCGGGTGATCTCGGCGAGGATCAGGTCGATTTCGTCACGCAGCCACAAGCGGATGTCGGTCGCGACCTGGTCGTTACGGCTGCGTCCGGTGTGCAGCTTTTTGCCGGTGACGCCGATGCGATCGGTCAGGCGTGCTTCGATGTTCATGTGCACGTCTTCGAGGTCGATGCGCCAGTCGAACTGACCGGCCTCGATTTCGCCCTGAATGGTCTTCAGGCCATCGATGATGCTGTCGCGCTCGGCATCGGTCAGCACGCCGACCTTGGCCAGCATGGTGGCGTGGGCGATCGAGCCCATGATGTCGTGGCGATACAGGCGCTGGTCGAAAGTGACGGAGGCGGTGAAGCGGGCGACGAAGGCGTCGACGGGTTCACTGAAGCGGCCGCCCCAGGACTGATTGGTCTTGTCAGTGCTCATGAATTCGCTCGTATCGGCTTGAAGAAAAAAAGGCGTGAAACGCTGGCGCGGATAATAACAGGGTTGCCAATCCTGTCGCTGACACTGGTCGATACGTTTTTTTCTCATTGTGTGCGCCATAGTTGACGCTGGCCCCGGAGGTTTTGCGCAACGATATTTTTCGATTGAGCAATATCGGCCCGGCAAGCGTCTACAGTTGGACATAAGGGTCGGTGAGACTTGGATCGGGCAAAGATCTGGCCGCCGACTATAAGAAGAGGGGATGGGTGTAATTGTCCTTCGACAATCCCCGTGAAAAACGCAGAAACAGCGGGCTTTGAGCAGTACGACCCGGACACTGGCAAATATTGCTGGCCGACGTACGGCACTTTTTGGCGCTCGGGCTAGTCTTAGCGTGGATCGCGGTGACGGACGTCACTTCACCTGTCTACGCTATCCTTGTGCGAGACTCACGCAGGAATCCAGCGCAATATGAATGTCCTGATCGTTGATGACGAACCACTTGCTCGCGAGCGCCTCAGCCGAATGGTGAGCGAGCTCGAGGGCTACACAGTTCTGGAGCCCAGCGCCACGAATGGCGAAGAGGCGTTGGCACTGATCGACAGCCACAAGCCGGATATCGTGCTGCTCGATATTCGTATGCCGGGCCTGGATGGCCTGCAGGTTGCTGCCCGTCTGTGCGAACGCGAAACGCCGCCGGCCGTGGTGTTTTGCACCAGCCCCGATGAATTTGCCGTGGAAGCCCTGCAGGCCAGCGCCGTGGGCTATGTGGTGAAACCTGTGCGAACCGAACATCTGCATGACGCCCTGAAACGGGCTGAACGTCCCAATCGGGCGCAACTCTCGGCCCTGACCCGTCCCGCTGCCGAGAGTGGCTCCGGCCCGCGCAGCCATATCAGCGCCCGCACCCGCAAAGGCATTGAACTGATCCCGCTGGATCAGGTGGTCTACTTTATCGCCGACCACAAATACGTGACGTTGCGTCACGAGGCGGGCGAGGTGCTGCTGGACGAACCACTCAAAGCTCTCGAGGACGAATTCGGCGAGCGCTTCGTGCGTATCCATCGCAACGCGCTGGTCGCCCGTGAGCGTATCGAACGTCTGCAGCGCACGCCGCTGGGGCATTTCCAGCTGTTCCTCAAAGGTCTCAATGGTGATGCGCTGATCGTCAGCCGTCGGCATGTAGCCGGTGTGCGCAAAATGATGCAGGGCTTGTAACCCGGTCATTCCGGGTGGCTCCAGCTCCTTATTACCGGGCACTGCAGGCCAGGGAGGCCGCGCCGACTCTGATTCAAGTCAAAGTGGATTTGGCTGAGCTGTTATTATCCGCCGTATCTATTCAGTACGGATTGATCCATGTCCTCTCGCGAAATCCGCATCGCCACCCGTAAAAGTGCGCTGGCCCTCTGGCAGGCCGAATACGTCAAAGCCCGTCTGCAAGCGGCCCATCCGGGTTTGCTGGTGACGCTGGTGCCCATGGTCAGTCGCGGCGACAAGCTGCTCGATTCGCCCCTGTCGAAAATCGGCGGCAAGGGCCTGTTCGTCAAAGAACTGGAAACCGCGCTGCTGGAAAACGAAGCCGACATCGCCGTCCACTCGATGAAAGACGTGCCGATGGATTTCCCTGAAGGCCTCGGTCTGTTCTGCATTTGCGAGCGCGAAGATCCGCGTGATGCCTTCGTTTCCAATACCTATGCCAGCCTCGATGCGTTGCCTGCCGGCGCGATCGTCGGCACCTCGAGCCTGCGTCGTCAGGCGCAATTGCTGACTCGCCGCCCGGACCTGAAAATCCGCTTCCTGCGTGGCAACGTCAACACGCGCCTGGCCAAGCTCGATGCCGGCGAGTACGACGCAATCATCCTCGCGGCGGCCGGTCTGATCCGTCTTGGTTTCGAAGACCGCATCACCTCCGCGATCAGTGTCGATGACAGCCTGCCGGCCGGTGGCCAGGGCGCGGTCGGCATCGAATGCCGCAGCGCCGACACTGAAATCCACGCCTTGCTCGCACCGCTGCATCACGCCGATACCACTTCGCGTGTGACCGCAGAACGTGCCCTCAACAAACATTTGAATGGCGGCTGCCAAGTGCCGATCGCCTGCTACGCCGTGCTCGAAGGCGAGCAGTTGTGGCTGCGCGGCCTGGTCGGTGAGCCGAGCGGTGGCAAACTGCTCAGCGCCGAAGCCCGGGCACCGCGCGCCGAGGCCGAAGCGCTGGGTGTGCAAGTTGCCGAAGACCTGCTGCGCCAGGGTGCGGATGACATTCTCAAAGCAGTCTATGGCGAGGCAGGTCACGAGTGACTGGCTGGCGCCTGCTGCTGACGCGCCCTGCGGAAGACTGCACGGCGCTGGCGCAGACGTTGGCCGTGCAGGGGGTTTTCAGTAGCTGTTTGCCGCTTCTGGACATTGTCCCGCTGCCGGTCTCTGACAAAATTCGTCGGGCGATCGCGCAGTTGCCGCGTTGCAACGCGGTGATTGTGGTCAGCAAACCGGCGGCACGTATTGCAGTGGATCTGCTAGACGGCTCGTCGTCGCTGACGATGCCTTGGTTCAGTGTTGGAGCCGCGACTGCGCAGATTCTTCACGATCACGGCCTCGACGTCAGCTTTCCGGCTGACGGCGATGACAGCGAAGCGTTACTGCAATTACCGCGTCTGCGTGAGGCAGTCAGTCAGCCCGGCGCGCAGGTATTGATCCTGCGCGGTGAGGGCGGGCGCGAACTACTCGCCGAGCGCCTGCGCGAGCTAGGTGCTAGTGTCGAGTATCTGGAATT contains these protein-coding regions:
- a CDS encoding glutathione S-transferase produces the protein MFKLYGFSVSNYYNMVKLALLEKGLPFEEVTFYPTPTPESLAISPRGKVPVLGVDAGFINETAIILEYLEQTQKGTPLLPSDPFERAQVLAIAKEIELYIELPGRACYGEAFFGMTLPDAIKEKTKTELLLGFAALGRHGKFAPYVAGDSLSIADLYFLYSVPLACAVGQKLFGIDLLAELPQAKALLERLEQNPHVQKIAADKDAAMPAFLAMIAAKK
- the argH gene encoding argininosuccinate lyase codes for the protein MSTDKTNQSWGGRFSEPVDAFVARFTASVTFDQRLYRHDIMGSIAHATMLAKVGVLTDAERDSIIDGLKTIQGEIEAGQFDWRIDLEDVHMNIEARLTDRIGVTGKKLHTGRSRNDQVATDIRLWLRDEIDLILAEITRLQKGLLEQAEREAASIMPGFTHLQTAQPVTFGHHMLAWFEMLSRDYERLVDCRKRTNRMPLGSAALAGTTYPIDREYTAQLLGFDAVGGNSLDNVSDRDFAIEFCSAASIAMMHLSRFSEELVLWTSAQFQFIDLPDRFCTGSSIMPQKKNPDVPELVRGKTGRVFGALMGLLTLMKGQPLAYNKDNQEDKEPLFDAADTLRDSLRAFADMIPAIKPKHAIMREAALRGFSTATDLADYLVRRGLPFRDCHEIVGHAVKYGVDTGKDLAEMSLEELRQFSDQIEQDVFAVLTLEGSVNARDHIGGTAPAQVKAAVVRGQTLIASR
- a CDS encoding LytTR family DNA-binding domain-containing protein, with product MNVLIVDDEPLARERLSRMVSELEGYTVLEPSATNGEEALALIDSHKPDIVLLDIRMPGLDGLQVAARLCERETPPAVVFCTSPDEFAVEALQASAVGYVVKPVRTEHLHDALKRAERPNRAQLSALTRPAAESGSGPRSHISARTRKGIELIPLDQVVYFIADHKYVTLRHEAGEVLLDEPLKALEDEFGERFVRIHRNALVARERIERLQRTPLGHFQLFLKGLNGDALIVSRRHVAGVRKMMQGL
- the hemC gene encoding hydroxymethylbilane synthase, which produces MSSREIRIATRKSALALWQAEYVKARLQAAHPGLLVTLVPMVSRGDKLLDSPLSKIGGKGLFVKELETALLENEADIAVHSMKDVPMDFPEGLGLFCICEREDPRDAFVSNTYASLDALPAGAIVGTSSLRRQAQLLTRRPDLKIRFLRGNVNTRLAKLDAGEYDAIILAAAGLIRLGFEDRITSAISVDDSLPAGGQGAVGIECRSADTEIHALLAPLHHADTTSRVTAERALNKHLNGGCQVPIACYAVLEGEQLWLRGLVGEPSGGKLLSAEARAPRAEAEALGVQVAEDLLRQGADDILKAVYGEAGHE
- a CDS encoding uroporphyrinogen-III synthase — its product is MTGWRLLLTRPAEDCTALAQTLAVQGVFSSCLPLLDIVPLPVSDKIRRAIAQLPRCNAVIVVSKPAARIAVDLLDGSSSLTMPWFSVGAATAQILHDHGLDVSFPADGDDSEALLQLPRLREAVSQPGAQVLILRGEGGRELLAERLRELGASVEYLELYRRDLPAYAPDELPRRIAAERLNGLVVSSGQGFEHLRQMAGDAWPTIAPLPLFVPSPRVAELARAAGAQTVVDCRGASAAALLTALREHPEPVF